Proteins encoded together in one Bacteroides ovatus window:
- a CDS encoding alpha-2-macroglobulin family protein, whose product MKVKQICMMVLLWLGVIPAVQAQTFDKLWKEVEQAEKKSLPKTVIKLSDEIYQKGEKEKNSPQMLKAYTWRMKYREMLNPDSLYADLKGLEQWVKQTDQPMDRAILHSLIAGIYADYAASNQWQLRQRTEIVDQTPATDMREWTANMFIEKVRTNIKEALADSVLLLKTSSRGYIPFVELGETSEYYHHDMYHLLASRSIEALQRVEELGNRITNDGTVNPVKQDIIAIYGNMISAYKATGLKEGYVLTALNYLEWRWNADRNIRPLQAKGELPVLTEDTYLKALNRLKNKYASEPICAEVYLAEARYTIGKQQQLNALQLCDEAIRLYSGYRRINALKNLREEILAPYLNVNASDLAFPNEEIELRVSHKNLDGFTVRLYQAKKLIKEQHYAVLRPKDYQTQDTVFTFKAPELGSYVMRIIPDIRAKRDSESKFDVTRFKVLTCRLPDKQYQVVTLDGQTGHPIPHAKVTMYSNDEKVLQEFTTNEEGKVVFPWKSEYRYLKASKGTDTAMPKQGIYAGSYGYYGDEDKVTENMTLLTDRSLYRPGQTVYVKGIAYSQQSDTANVLPNKEYTVTLLDVNNQEVGQKSVRTNEFGSFTTDFALPSACLNGMFSLKAGRGHTGIRVEDYKRPTFDITFEKQQGSYKLGDEVQVKGKVQSYSGVLLQDLLVKYTVKRSAYSLWRFAESVQIASGEVMANENGEFTIPVRLQESDSYKNNDKVYYRYSIEATVTNVAGETQSSTDVISAGNRSLILQVELQDKTCKDQPFETMFKVQNLNGQPVEVKGNYYLYPAKDKDFKQLEEKPVATGTFTSNEDMTLDWKNLPSGPYVLKASVKDNQGKEVTADTNTILFSVEDKRPPVETTMWFYGANTEFDAAHPAVFCFGTSKKDAYVMMNVFSGDKLLESKTLNLSDTIVRFEYPYRESYGDGVFVNLCMVRDGQVYQEQVRLTKRIPDKTLTMKWEVFRDKLRPGQKEEWKLTIKTPQGQAANAEMLATMYDASLDKIWNRQQNFQIYYNQIVPYSNWMSGYSGNNSFNYWWNTKSLKVPSLEYDHFVMLSDYYNNGRDLGEVIVRGYGSTRKLTVTGSVSTLDVATLRSNAPKMKSAMAADAMTNVEFQSEMIPTGEKADEASDNEMLPEASADLRTNLAETAFFYPQLRTNEQGEISFSFTMPESLTRWNFRGYSHTKGMLTGTLDGEATTSKEFMLTPNLPRFVRVGDKTSLAASISNMTGKPQAGTVSLVLFDPMTEKVISTQKQKFSLAAGKTMGVDFQFIVSDKYEIVGCRMIADSGTFSDGEQQLLPVLSNKEHLVETLPMPVRGEETRTFSLDHLFNQQSKTATDRKLTVEFTGNPAWYAVQALPSLSLPTSNNAISWATAYYANTLASFIMNSQPKIKAVFESWKLQGGTKETFLSNLQKNQEVKNIILSESPWVLEAQTEEQQKERIATLFDLNNIRSNNIAALTRLQELQNSNGAWSWYKGMNGSRSVTTYIAELNARLAMLTGEKLSGSALSLQQKAFAYLHQSALDEYKEILKAQKDGVKFTGVSGSILQYLYLIAISGEQVPAANKAAYTYYLSKVGELLTSPSMDTKAIAAIVLDKAGRKKEAQEFVASLKEHLTKTDEQGMFFAFNENPYTWGGMQMQAHVDVMEALEQTGGNTDTVEEMKLWLLKQKQTQQWNSPVATADAVFALLMKGANLLDNQGDVRIVIANEVLETVSPSKTTVPGLGYIKRSFTQKNVVDARKIEVEKRNPGIAWGAVYAEFESPVSDVKQQGGDLNVEKQLYVERTMNNVPQLQPITAKTVLQVGDKVVSRLSIRVDRPMDFVQLKDQRGACFEPIGSISGYRWNNGLGYYVDIKDASTNFFFDHLGKGVYVLEYSYRVSRAGTYETGLATMQCAYAPEYASHSASMTIIIK is encoded by the coding sequence ATGAAAGTAAAGCAGATTTGTATGATGGTGCTGCTATGGTTGGGAGTGATTCCGGCGGTACAGGCACAAACTTTCGACAAATTATGGAAAGAAGTGGAGCAAGCGGAGAAAAAGAGCTTGCCTAAGACTGTGATAAAACTGTCTGATGAGATTTATCAGAAAGGGGAAAAAGAGAAAAACTCTCCACAAATGCTCAAAGCATATACGTGGCGGATGAAATATCGGGAAATGTTGAATCCCGACAGTCTTTACGCTGATTTGAAAGGACTGGAACAATGGGTGAAACAGACTGACCAACCAATGGATCGCGCCATCCTACACTCTTTGATAGCGGGAATCTATGCAGATTATGCAGCCAGCAACCAGTGGCAACTCCGCCAACGGACAGAAATCGTAGACCAGACACCTGCTACCGATATGCGTGAATGGACAGCCAATATGTTCATCGAAAAAGTGCGGACAAATATAAAGGAGGCATTGGCCGATTCTGTATTGCTGCTCAAAACGTCCTCACGCGGCTATATTCCTTTTGTAGAATTGGGGGAAACGAGCGAATACTATCACCATGATATGTATCATTTATTGGCTTCCCGTAGCATTGAAGCACTGCAACGGGTGGAAGAATTGGGTAACAGGATTACTAATGACGGTACTGTGAATCCGGTCAAACAAGATATAATAGCTATTTATGGGAATATGATTTCCGCTTATAAAGCAACCGGATTAAAAGAAGGTTATGTGTTGACAGCACTTAACTACCTGGAATGGAGATGGAATGCTGATCGGAATATTCGACCTCTGCAGGCTAAGGGCGAACTTCCGGTACTGACGGAAGATACTTATCTGAAAGCTTTGAACAGATTGAAAAACAAGTATGCTTCCGAACCCATCTGTGCCGAAGTCTATTTGGCAGAAGCCCGATATACTATTGGAAAACAACAGCAGCTCAATGCATTGCAGCTTTGCGATGAGGCAATCCGCCTTTATTCAGGCTATCGCAGAATCAATGCTTTGAAAAATCTTCGGGAAGAGATATTGGCTCCTTATTTGAATGTTAATGCATCCGATTTGGCTTTTCCGAACGAAGAGATAGAATTAAGGGTCTCACACAAAAATCTGGATGGTTTCACTGTCCGTCTTTATCAGGCGAAGAAACTGATAAAGGAACAACATTACGCTGTGCTTCGTCCGAAAGATTATCAGACGCAGGACACTGTGTTTACATTCAAAGCTCCTGAACTTGGATCTTACGTGATGCGTATCATACCGGATATTCGTGCGAAGAGAGATAGTGAAAGCAAGTTTGATGTAACACGTTTCAAAGTGCTGACGTGCCGTTTGCCGGACAAACAGTATCAAGTGGTGACGCTGGATGGACAGACAGGGCATCCTATTCCCCATGCGAAAGTGACGATGTACAGTAATGACGAAAAAGTGTTGCAGGAGTTTACGACAAACGAAGAGGGTAAGGTCGTATTTCCCTGGAAATCCGAATACCGCTATCTGAAAGCTTCCAAGGGGACGGATACGGCAATGCCGAAACAAGGCATTTATGCAGGAAGTTACGGATATTACGGCGACGAAGATAAAGTGACTGAAAATATGACTTTATTGACCGACCGTTCTTTGTATCGTCCCGGACAGACTGTGTATGTGAAGGGAATTGCTTATTCTCAACAATCGGATACGGCGAATGTACTTCCGAACAAGGAATATACGGTGACTTTATTGGATGTAAACAATCAGGAAGTAGGGCAGAAGTCGGTACGTACCAATGAGTTCGGTTCGTTTACCACCGATTTCGCATTGCCTTCGGCCTGTCTGAACGGAATGTTTTCTTTGAAAGCGGGAAGAGGCCATACAGGCATTCGGGTAGAAGATTATAAACGTCCGACATTTGATATCACTTTTGAAAAGCAACAAGGAAGTTACAAACTGGGTGATGAGGTACAGGTGAAGGGTAAGGTACAATCTTATAGTGGTGTGCTGCTTCAGGATCTTCTGGTGAAATATACGGTAAAGCGTTCTGCATACAGCCTTTGGCGGTTTGCGGAATCTGTGCAGATTGCTTCCGGTGAAGTGATGGCCAATGAGAATGGAGAATTCACGATACCGGTTCGTTTGCAGGAAAGTGACTCTTATAAGAATAATGATAAGGTATATTATCGTTATTCCATTGAGGCCACTGTTACCAATGTGGCAGGTGAAACACAATCTTCTACGGACGTGATTTCGGCAGGAAACCGTTCGTTGATTTTGCAGGTGGAATTGCAAGATAAGACTTGCAAGGATCAACCCTTCGAAACAATGTTTAAAGTGCAGAACCTGAATGGACAACCTGTGGAGGTGAAGGGGAATTATTACTTGTACCCTGCCAAAGACAAGGACTTTAAGCAGTTGGAAGAGAAACCGGTTGCAACGGGAACCTTTACTTCTAATGAAGACATGACGCTCGACTGGAAGAATCTTCCATCGGGACCTTATGTGCTGAAAGCATCAGTGAAAGATAATCAGGGCAAGGAAGTGACTGCTGACACCAACACGATTCTTTTCTCTGTTGAGGACAAACGTCCGCCTGTAGAAACGACGATGTGGTTCTATGGTGCAAATACGGAATTTGATGCTGCCCATCCGGCCGTGTTCTGTTTCGGTACGTCGAAAAAAGATGCTTATGTGATGATGAACGTATTTTCCGGTGATAAATTGCTGGAGAGCAAGACGTTGAATTTGTCAGATACGATTGTACGTTTCGAGTATCCATATCGGGAAAGTTATGGGGATGGTGTCTTTGTGAATCTCTGTATGGTGAGGGACGGACAGGTTTATCAGGAACAGGTGCGGCTGACCAAACGGATTCCTGATAAGACACTGACTATGAAGTGGGAAGTGTTCCGTGATAAATTGCGTCCGGGACAAAAGGAAGAATGGAAGCTGACGATTAAAACGCCGCAAGGACAAGCTGCTAACGCGGAAATGCTGGCAACGATGTATGATGCTTCCTTGGATAAAATATGGAATCGGCAACAGAATTTCCAAATCTATTATAACCAGATTGTCCCATATTCTAACTGGATGAGTGGATATTCCGGCAATAATTCATTCAACTACTGGTGGAATACGAAGAGTCTCAAAGTGCCATCACTGGAGTATGACCATTTTGTGATGCTATCGGACTATTATAATAATGGAAGAGATTTGGGTGAAGTAATAGTGAGAGGATATGGCTCGACGAGAAAGTTGACGGTGACAGGTAGCGTTTCGACATTGGACGTTGCAACTTTAAGGAGTAATGCGCCAAAGATGAAATCGGCTATGGCTGCTGATGCCATGACTAATGTTGAATTTCAATCGGAAATGATACCCACGGGAGAAAAAGCGGATGAGGCATCTGACAACGAAATGCTTCCCGAAGCATCTGCTGACTTGCGTACCAATTTAGCAGAAACAGCATTCTTCTATCCTCAACTTCGCACCAATGAACAGGGAGAGATCTCTTTCTCATTCACGATGCCTGAAAGTCTGACGCGTTGGAACTTCCGTGGATATTCTCATACAAAGGGAATGTTGACGGGAACATTGGATGGCGAAGCTACCACAAGCAAAGAATTTATGCTGACTCCTAATCTCCCTCGTTTTGTGCGTGTGGGTGATAAGACTTCTCTGGCAGCTTCTATCTCTAATATGACTGGTAAGCCGCAAGCCGGAACGGTCAGTCTGGTCCTTTTTGACCCGATGACAGAGAAGGTTATCAGTACACAAAAACAGAAATTCAGCCTTGCTGCCGGAAAGACAATGGGTGTGGACTTCCAGTTTATCGTTAGTGATAAATACGAAATAGTGGGATGCCGGATGATTGCCGACAGTGGTACTTTCAGCGATGGAGAACAACAGTTGCTTCCGGTTCTTAGCAATAAAGAGCATTTGGTGGAGACACTTCCAATGCCAGTGCGTGGAGAAGAAACCCGTACTTTCTCACTCGATCATCTGTTCAATCAACAAAGTAAAACAGCCACAGATCGTAAACTAACTGTTGAATTTACAGGAAACCCGGCTTGGTATGCCGTTCAGGCATTGCCTTCATTGAGTCTTCCGACAAGTAATAACGCTATTTCCTGGGCTACTGCCTACTATGCCAATACATTGGCTTCGTTTATCATGAACAGTCAGCCGAAGATCAAAGCGGTATTTGAAAGTTGGAAACTGCAAGGAGGTACGAAAGAAACGTTCTTGAGCAATCTGCAAAAGAATCAGGAAGTGAAGAATATCATTTTGTCCGAGTCTCCCTGGGTACTCGAAGCACAGACGGAAGAGCAACAGAAAGAGCGCATCGCCACCTTGTTTGATTTGAATAACATCCGTAGTAATAATATCGCAGCTTTGACTCGATTGCAGGAGTTACAGAACTCAAATGGGGCATGGTCCTGGTATAAAGGAATGAACGGGAGTCGATCTGTAACTACCTATATCGCCGAACTGAATGCCCGTCTGGCTATGCTGACAGGTGAGAAATTAAGCGGATCGGCTCTTTCCTTGCAACAGAAGGCTTTCGCTTACCTTCATCAATCAGCTTTGGACGAGTATAAGGAAATCCTGAAAGCACAGAAAGACGGTGTGAAGTTTACTGGCGTTTCGGGCAGTATTCTGCAATATTTGTATCTCATCGCTATTTCGGGAGAGCAGGTACCCGCAGCCAATAAAGCGGCTTATACCTATTATCTTTCTAAGGTAGGAGAATTGCTGACTTCTCCTTCGATGGATACAAAAGCGATTGCCGCCATTGTGCTTGATAAAGCCGGACGCAAGAAGGAAGCGCAGGAATTTGTCGCTTCTCTGAAAGAACATCTGACGAAGACAGATGAACAGGGAATGTTCTTTGCTTTCAACGAGAATCCATATACATGGGGCGGAATGCAGATGCAGGCTCATGTAGATGTGATGGAAGCGCTGGAACAGACAGGTGGCAATACCGATACAGTGGAAGAAATGAAACTTTGGTTGTTGAAGCAAAAGCAGACACAACAGTGGAATTCTCCGGTAGCTACTGCCGATGCGGTATTTGCATTGCTGATGAAGGGCGCTAATTTACTCGACAATCAGGGAGATGTACGGATTGTGATTGCTAATGAAGTGCTGGAAACTGTTAGTCCAAGTAAAACGACTGTTCCTGGATTGGGATATATCAAACGTTCTTTCACACAGAAGAATGTGGTGGATGCCCGCAAGATTGAAGTGGAAAAGAGAAATCCGGGTATTGCTTGGGGAGCTGTGTATGCAGAATTTGAATCTCCTGTCAGTGATGTGAAACAACAGGGCGGCGACCTGAATGTTGAGAAACAGTTGTATGTGGAGCGTACGATGAATAACGTGCCTCAATTACAGCCTATTACTGCCAAAACGGTTCTTCAGGTAGGTGATAAAGTCGTTTCCCGTTTGAGCATCCGCGTAGACCGTCCGATGGACTTTGTACAGTTGAAAGATCAGCGGGGCGCTTGTTTCGAACCGATCGGCAGTATCTCCGGTTATCGTTGGAACAACGGGCTTGGCTATTACGTAGACATCAAAGATGCATCGACTAATTTCTTCTTCGATCATTTAGGAAAGGGTGTATACGTGTTGGAATATAGTTACCGTGTCAGTCGTGCAGGAACTTACGAAACTGGTTTGGCAACTATGCAGTGTGCTTATGCACCGGAATACGCTTCGCATTCTGCTTCGATGACAATTATTATTAAATAG
- a CDS encoding aminoacyl-histidine dipeptidase, with product MSTILSLAPQNVWKHFYSLTQIPRPSGHMEKITEFLLGFGKGLGLESFVDEAGNVIIRKPATPGMENRKGVILQAHMDMVPQKNNDTVHDFEKDLIETYIDGDWVKAKGTTLGADNGLGVAAIMAVLEAKDLKHGPLEALVTKDEETGMYGAFGLKPGTLNGEILLNLDSEDEGELYIGCAGGMDVTATLEYKEVAPEAGDIAVKVTLKGLRGGHSGLEINEGRANANKLLVRFVREAVASYEARLASWEGGNMRNAIPREAHAVITIPAENEEELLGLVKYCENLFNEEYSAIETPISFTAERVELPAGEVPEEIQDNLIDAIFACQNGVTRMIPTVPDTVETSSNLAIITIGEGKAAIKILARSSSDSMKEYLTTSLESCFSMAGMKVEMTGGYSGWQPDVNSPILHAMKSSYKQQFGVEPAVKVIHAGLECGIIGAIIPGLDMISFGPTLRSPHSPDERALIPTVQKFYDFLVATLEQTPMK from the coding sequence ATGAGTACCATTCTTTCTTTAGCTCCACAAAACGTGTGGAAGCATTTTTATTCGTTGACACAGATTCCTCGTCCGTCAGGACACATGGAAAAAATAACAGAATTTCTTCTAGGTTTTGGAAAAGGTTTGGGTCTGGAGTCTTTTGTAGACGAAGCAGGTAATGTAATTATCCGTAAACCGGCGACTCCGGGTATGGAAAACCGGAAAGGTGTAATTCTTCAGGCGCACATGGATATGGTTCCGCAGAAGAACAACGATACTGTACACGATTTTGAAAAAGATCTGATTGAAACTTATATAGACGGTGACTGGGTAAAGGCAAAAGGTACTACTTTGGGTGCGGACAACGGACTGGGAGTAGCTGCCATCATGGCCGTGCTGGAAGCAAAAGACCTGAAACACGGCCCTCTGGAAGCTCTTGTCACTAAAGACGAAGAAACCGGCATGTACGGTGCATTTGGCTTGAAGCCGGGTACCCTGAACGGTGAAATCCTTTTGAATCTGGATTCCGAAGATGAAGGTGAATTGTATATCGGTTGTGCCGGAGGTATGGACGTAACTGCTACCCTGGAATATAAGGAAGTAGCTCCCGAAGCAGGAGATATCGCAGTGAAAGTTACTTTGAAAGGATTACGCGGCGGACATTCGGGATTGGAAATCAATGAAGGACGTGCCAATGCCAATAAGTTGCTGGTTCGTTTCGTTCGTGAAGCGGTTGCCAGCTATGAAGCCCGTTTGGCTAGCTGGGAAGGTGGTAATATGCGTAATGCTATCCCACGTGAAGCACATGCGGTTATTACCATTCCGGCTGAAAATGAAGAAGAACTGCTGGGCTTGGTGAAATACTGCGAAAACCTGTTCAACGAAGAATATTCAGCTATTGAAACTCCGATCAGTTTTACGGCTGAACGTGTAGAACTTCCTGCCGGTGAAGTACCTGAAGAAATTCAGGACAATCTGATTGATGCAATCTTTGCTTGTCAGAACGGTGTGACACGTATGATCCCTACTGTTCCAGATACGGTAGAAACTTCTTCCAACCTTGCTATTATAACGATTGGTGAAGGAAAGGCAGCCATTAAGATTCTGGCTCGCAGTTCAAGCGATAGCATGAAAGAATATCTGACTACCAGCCTGGAGTCTTGTTTCTCTATGGCAGGGATGAAGGTAGAGATGACAGGCGGATATTCCGGTTGGCAACCTGATGTAAATTCTCCGATTTTGCATGCGATGAAGTCATCCTATAAACAACAGTTTGGTGTAGAACCTGCAGTGAAAGTGATTCACGCTGGCTTGGAATGTGGTATTATCGGTGCTATTATTCCGGGATTGGACATGATTTCTTTTGGTCCGACTTTGCGTTCACCGCATTCACCGGACGAAAGAGCGTTGATTCCTACCGTACAGAAGTTCTATGACTTCCTGGTGGCAACTTTGGAGCAAACTCCAATGAAATAA
- a CDS encoding lysylphosphatidylglycerol synthase transmembrane domain-containing protein, whose protein sequence is MKKLLKKTLKLILPVVLGGFILFWVYRDFDFTKAGDVLLHGTNWWWMLFSLVFGVFAQVFRGWRWRQTLEPLDAFPKKSDCVNAIFISYAASLVVPRIGEVSRCGVLAKYDNVSFAKSLGTVVTERLVDTLTILLITGITVLLQLPIFVTFLQQTGTKIPSLVHLLTSVWFYIILFCFIGVAILLYYLRKTLFFYERVKGFVLNIWEGIMSLKGVRNIPLFIFYTLAIWACYFLHFYFTFYCFAFTAHLGILAALVMFVGGTFAVIVPTPNGAGPWHFAIISMMMLYGVNVTDAGIFALIVHGIQTFLVVLLGIYGFAALSFTNRHRG, encoded by the coding sequence ATGAAGAAACTATTAAAAAAGACGCTGAAACTGATATTACCGGTTGTTTTAGGCGGCTTTATCTTATTCTGGGTGTATCGCGACTTTGATTTTACAAAAGCGGGCGATGTATTATTACACGGTACAAATTGGTGGTGGATGCTCTTCTCATTAGTGTTCGGGGTGTTCGCGCAAGTCTTTCGTGGATGGCGGTGGAGGCAGACACTGGAACCGTTGGACGCTTTCCCGAAAAAGAGCGATTGCGTGAATGCTATCTTCATTTCTTATGCCGCCAGTCTGGTAGTTCCCCGGATCGGGGAAGTGAGCCGCTGCGGGGTCTTGGCGAAATATGATAACGTCTCGTTTGCCAAGTCGTTGGGAACAGTCGTTACGGAGCGATTGGTCGATACATTGACGATTCTTCTCATCACAGGCATCACAGTCTTGCTTCAATTACCGATATTCGTTACCTTTCTTCAACAGACCGGAACAAAAATCCCTTCTCTTGTTCATCTCCTGACTTCGGTATGGTTTTATATCATCCTGTTTTGTTTTATCGGTGTGGCGATCCTTCTTTATTATTTAAGAAAAACGCTGTTCTTCTATGAACGGGTGAAAGGCTTTGTACTTAATATATGGGAGGGGATTATGTCTTTAAAGGGAGTACGCAACATTCCTCTCTTTATTTTTTATACACTGGCCATTTGGGCGTGTTATTTTCTCCATTTCTATTTCACATTCTATTGTTTCGCCTTTACGGCACATTTAGGAATTCTAGCAGCATTGGTCATGTTTGTAGGTGGTACGTTTGCCGTGATTGTGCCTACTCCCAACGGGGCGGGACCGTGGCATTTCGCTATCATTTCTATGATGATGCTTTATGGGGTAAATGTGACGGATGCCGGAATCTTTGCCCTGATTGTGCATGGTATTCAAACCTTTCTGGTTGTTCTGTTGGGTATCTATGGCTTTGCTGCCCTGTCGTTCACTAACAGACATCGAGGGTGA
- the rsmA gene encoding 16S rRNA (adenine(1518)-N(6)/adenine(1519)-N(6))-dimethyltransferase RsmA, whose product MKLVKPKKFLGQHFLKDLKVAQDIADTVDTFPELPILEVGPGMGVLTQFLVKKDRLIKVVEVDYESVAYLREAYPSLEDHIIEDDFLKMNLHRLFDGTPFVLTGNYPYNISSQIFFKMLDNKDIVPCCTGMIQKEVAERIAAGPGSKTYGILSVLIQAWYKVEYLFTVSEHVFNPPPKVKSAVIRMTRNETKELGCDEKLFKQVVKTTFNQRRKTLRNSIKPILGKDCPLTENILFNKRPEQLSVAEFIDLTNKVEEALKTAGNNL is encoded by the coding sequence ATGAAATTAGTAAAGCCTAAAAAGTTTCTCGGACAACACTTTCTGAAAGATCTGAAAGTTGCGCAAGATATTGCCGATACTGTCGACACCTTCCCTGAACTGCCTATTTTGGAGGTGGGACCGGGCATGGGAGTATTGACCCAGTTTTTGGTGAAAAAAGACCGGTTGATAAAGGTCGTAGAAGTTGACTATGAGTCGGTTGCCTATCTTCGCGAAGCTTATCCGTCGTTGGAGGACCACATCATCGAAGATGACTTTCTGAAAATGAACCTTCACCGGCTATTCGACGGCACACCTTTCGTACTGACCGGTAATTATCCGTATAACATCTCCAGCCAGATCTTTTTCAAGATGCTAGACAACAAAGATATCGTCCCCTGCTGTACGGGAATGATTCAAAAAGAGGTAGCCGAACGTATTGCAGCCGGACCGGGCAGCAAGACTTACGGTATCCTTAGCGTATTGATTCAGGCATGGTATAAAGTGGAATACCTATTCACAGTGAGTGAGCACGTGTTTAATCCGCCTCCCAAAGTGAAAAGTGCTGTTATCCGCATGACGCGCAACGAAACTAAAGAATTGGGATGTGACGAGAAACTGTTCAAACAGGTAGTGAAAACGACTTTCAACCAACGACGCAAAACATTGCGCAACTCTATTAAACCTATTTTAGGCAAAGATTGTCCACTCACGGAGAACATCTTATTTAATAAACGTCCGGAACAACTATCGGTAGCAGAATTTATCGACCTGACCAATAAAGTGGAAGAAGCATTAAAGACGGCAGGCAACAACCTATAA
- the mgtE gene encoding magnesium transporter, whose protein sequence is MNEEYIDNVKHLIEQKDADTVKGLLIDLHPADIAELCNDLNPEEAKFIYRLLDNEIAADVLVEMDEDARKELLEMLPSETIAKRFVDYMDTDDAVDLMRELDEDKQEEVLSHIEDIEQAGDIVDLLKYDENTAGGLMGTEMVLVNENWSMPECLKEMRQQAEELDEIYYVYVIDDDERLRGIFPLKKMITSPSVSKVKHVMQKDPISVHVDTPIDEVVQAIEKYDLVAIPVVDSIGRLVGQITVDDVMDEVREQSERDYQLASGLSQDVETDDNVLRQTTARLPWLLIGMIGGIGNSMILGNFDSTFAAHPEMALYIPLIGGTGGNVGTQSSAIIVQGLANSSLDAKNTFKQITKESVVALINATIISLLVYTYNFIRFGATATVTYSVSISLFAVVMFASIFGTLVPMTLEKFKIDPAIATGPFIAITNDIIGMMLYMGITVLLS, encoded by the coding sequence ATGAACGAGGAATACATTGACAACGTTAAACACCTTATTGAGCAAAAAGATGCCGATACGGTAAAAGGGCTTCTCATCGACCTCCATCCGGCCGACATTGCCGAATTGTGCAATGACCTGAATCCGGAAGAGGCTAAATTCATCTATCGCCTGCTCGATAATGAAATTGCCGCCGACGTGCTTGTCGAAATGGACGAAGACGCTCGTAAAGAACTGCTCGAAATGCTTCCTTCGGAGACAATCGCCAAACGCTTCGTTGACTACATGGATACGGACGATGCCGTAGACCTGATGCGTGAACTCGATGAAGATAAGCAGGAAGAGGTTCTTTCGCACATCGAGGACATTGAACAGGCAGGTGACATTGTCGACTTGTTGAAATACGACGAAAATACCGCCGGTGGTTTGATGGGTACGGAAATGGTACTCGTCAACGAGAACTGGAGTATGCCCGAATGTCTGAAAGAGATGCGTCAACAGGCGGAAGAGCTGGACGAAATCTATTATGTATATGTCATCGACGATGACGAACGTCTGCGAGGTATCTTCCCGCTCAAAAAGATGATTACTTCCCCTTCTGTATCGAAAGTGAAACACGTGATGCAGAAAGATCCGATTTCGGTACACGTAGATACTCCCATTGACGAGGTAGTACAGGCGATTGAGAAGTATGACTTGGTGGCTATCCCTGTTGTCGACAGTATCGGTCGGCTTGTGGGACAAATCACCGTCGACGACGTCATGGATGAAGTCCGTGAGCAGTCGGAACGTGACTATCAGTTGGCATCCGGTCTTTCGCAGGACGTAGAAACAGACGATAATGTATTGAGACAGACCACCGCCCGCCTCCCCTGGCTATTAATCGGTATGATCGGCGGAATCGGCAACTCTATGATATTGGGTAATTTCGACTCCACCTTTGCTGCCCATCCCGAAATGGCACTGTACATCCCGCTAATCGGTGGTACAGGAGGAAATGTCGGAACACAATCTTCGGCAATCATCGTACAGGGTCTGGCAAACAGCTCGCTGGACGCTAAAAATACCTTCAAGCAGATTACCAAGGAATCGGTAGTAGCTTTAATTAATGCCACTATTATCTCCTTATTAGTATACACCTACAACTTTATCAGGTTCGGCGCAACGGCTACGGTCACCTATTCCGTATCCATCAGCTTGTTTGCCGTGGTAATGTTCGCTTCTATTTTCGGGACACTGGTACCGATGACGCTGGAGAAGTTCAAAATCGATCCAGCCATTGCAACAGGTCCGTTTATAGCCATTACAAATGACATCATCGGAATGATGTTGTACATGGGAATAACCGTTTTATTATCATAA